In Dermatophagoides farinae isolate YC_2012a chromosome 9, ASM2471394v1, whole genome shotgun sequence, a genomic segment contains:
- the LOC124497440 gene encoding uncharacterized protein LOC124497440 produces the protein MDRSSLQLTQNLVNFVDRYSYSYKYYNDDNDKPSIVVRRGRSNKQPLKQLSSSINNCNNKSNENCIICFDEFIPNTNVRRLPCMHLFHEKCIIQWFENSVSVNFLFSCPICRLTIHWRDQMSKKWSIPEHLLELEKPGTIQRITNDSNNDDDTANNNNNNNRNIKRRRNNRTNVNRNLRNDTDSNTTIVATTSTTTTSTTTAVYNMMVNSSPVSSRTRLQLRLRRHHQLLARTVN, from the exons atggatcgatcatcattgcaaTTGACTCAAAATCTTgtcaattttgttgatcgttattcatattcatataaatattataatgatgataatgataaaccaTCGATTGTTGTACGTCGTGGCCGATCCAATAAACAGCCATtaaaacaattatcatcatcaatcaataattgtaaCAACAAGAGCAATGAAAATtgcatcatttgttttgatgaatttattccAAATACAAATGTTAG acgattACCATGTATGCATTTGTTTCATGAAAAATGCATCATACAATGGTTTGAAAATTCCGTATCAgttaattttctattttcctGTCCTATTTGCCGTTTAACCATACATTGGCGTGATCAAATGAGTAAAAAATGGTCAATACCGGAACATTTGTTGGAATTGGAAAAACCTGGTACCATACAGCGAAtaacaaatgattcaaataatgatgatgatacggccaataataataataataataatcgtaacATTAAACGACGTCGAAATAATCGAACAAATGTCAATCGAAATTTACGTAATGATACAGATTCTAATACGACAATAGTGGCAACTACTagcactactactactagtaCTACTACTGCTGTCTACAATATGATGGTAAACTCATCACCGGTATCTTCACGAACTAGGCTACAATTACGATtacgtcgtcatcatcaattattggcAAGAACCgtaaattaa